Proteins co-encoded in one Brassica oleracea var. oleracea cultivar TO1000 chromosome C4, BOL, whole genome shotgun sequence genomic window:
- the LOC106337970 gene encoding uncharacterized protein LOC106337970 gives MAIPELPRGDEQREIVNPHARRGRSVDVSTQGQETWGATKKKKSRRLDSGCINTKSRGPTNLVPRVEDIKALEREIARQRREVEQQTHLQRLGFDMKNLPQDGDAQGGIDHLQRPTYDWDHPCMQDFFWIEDED, from the exons ATGGCGATTCCAGAGCTTCCACGCGGGGACGAGCAACGCGAGATCGTGAACCCGCACGCACGAAGAGGAAGAAGCGTCGACGTCTCAACTCAGGGTCAAGAGACGTGGGGAGCTACGAAGAAGAAGAAGTCGCGACGTCTCGACTCGGG GTGTATAAACACAAAGAGCAGAGGTCCAACAAACCTAGTTCCAAGAGTTGAAGACATTAAAGCACTTGAGAGGGAGATAGCAAGACAGAGAAGAGAAGTAGAGCAACAAACTCACTTGCAAAGGTTGGGGTTTGATATGAAGAATCTGCCTCAAGATGGTGATGCCCAAGGAGGCATTGATCACCTCCAACGTCCCACATATGATTGGGACCATCCTTGTATGCAAGACTTCTTCTGGATAGAAGACGAAGATTAG
- the LOC106337050 gene encoding histone H4, with product MSGRGKGGKGLGKGGAKRHRKVLRDNIQGITKPAIRRLARRGGVKRISGLIYEETRGVLKIFLENVIRDAVTYTEHARRKTVTAMDVVYALKRQGRTLYGFGG from the coding sequence ATGTCTGGGAGAGGAAAGGGAGGAAAGGGATTGGGAAAGGGAGGAGCCAAGAGGCACAGGAAGGTCCTCCGAGACAACATCCAGGGGATTACCAAGCCGGCGATTCGTCGTTTAGCGAGAAGAGGCGGTGTGAAGCGTATCAGCGGTTTGATCTACGAGGAGACTCGCGGCGTTCTCAAGATCTTCCTCGAGAATGTGATCCGTGACGCTGTGACTTACACTGAGCACGCGAGGAGGAAGACTGTGACGGCGATGGATGTTGTGTACGCGTTGAAGAGGCAGGGGAGGACTCTGTACGGGTTCGGCGGCTGA
- the LOC106342227 gene encoding origin of replication complex subunit 2, whose translation MEDIDNIEEDEFGFSRNYFLAKELGGSSKRSARKLSDINLVDEQELRETAFNIETKHEKEITELLNDYKTMYPKWVFELRCGFGLLMYGFGSKKGLLEDFASSSLTEYSVVVINGYLPSVNLKQVLLAIAELLSEQLKSRRSSGSLSKGQEAFPPRSVDDILSFLYGSQSEDKDCFICVVVHNIDGPALRDPESQQTLAQLASCSHIRIIASIDHVNALLLWEKKMVHKQFNWLWHHVPTFAPYKVEGVFFPLVLAQGSTAQTAKTAAIVLQSLTPNAQNVFKILADYQLSHPDEDGMPTEDLYSASRERFFVSSQVTLNSHLTEFKDHELVKTKRNSDGQECLNIPLSSDALRQLLLDLSQ comes from the exons ATGGAGGACATAGACAACATAGAGGAAGATGAATTTGGGTTCTCAAGAAACTACTTTCTGGCTAAAGAGTTGGGTGGGTCAAGCAAGCGGTCAGCGCGCAAGCTCTCTGATATTAATCTCGTTGATGAACAG GAGCTTAGAGAAACAGCGTTTAATATTGAAACAAAGCATGAGAAAGAGATTACTGAGCTTTTGAATGATTACAAGACTATGTACCCGAAGTGGGTCTTTGAACTCAG GTGCGGCTTTGGCCTTCTTATGTACGGCTTTGGATCTAAAAAAGGTTTGCTTGAAGACTTTGCTTCATCTTCTTTGACTGAGTATTCCGTTGTTGTCATCAATGGCTACCTTCCTTCAGTAAATCTAAAACAG GTTCTTTTAGCAATAGCTGAACTTCTGTCTGAGCAGTTGAAAAGTAGAAGGAGTTCTGGGAGCTTGTCTAAAGGTCAAGAAGCATTCCCTCCACGCTCCGTTGATGATATACTTTCCTTTCTATATGGCTCACAGTCCGAAGACAAAGACTGCTTCATATGCGTTGTTGTTCACAACATTGACGGCCCTGCTCTAAGAGATCCTGAATCACAGCAAACTCTCGCCCAGCTTGCTTCCTGCTCGCACATACGCATTATTGCCTCCATCGACCATGTCAACGCTCTCTTAT TGTGGGAAAAGAAAATGGTGCACAAACAGTTTAACTGGCTATGGCACCACGTTCCAACATTTGCACCATACAAGGTAGAAGGCGTATTTTTCCCCTTGGTTCTTGCACAAGGAAGCACAGCCCAAACCGCCAAAACAGCGGCCATTGTGTTACAGAGTCTAACACCAAACGCTCAGAACGTCTTCAAGATTCTCGCTGACTACCAGCTTTCTCACCCGGATGAAGATGGCATGCCCACTGAAGATCTGTATTCAGCCTCACGTGAACGCTTCTTTGTGAGCAGTCAAGTGACTCTCAACTCTCATCTCACGGAGTTTAAAGATCATGAGCTGGTTAAGACCAAGAGAAACTCCGATGGACAAGAGTGTTTGAACATACCTCTCTCTTCGGATGCACTCCGACAGCTCTTGCTTGATCTCAGTCAGTAA
- the LOC106342226 gene encoding uncharacterized protein LOC106342226, whose protein sequence is MVDSWFNVLSMENHHPSTLLSMDSSASSHEELDLEMNNNRQSLLSGPPDINLPLSAERSPPPQPWNLDSCDILDVGLGSQAYETENYMSVVPKVGRKCAKRVDSVWGAWFFFSFYFKPALNDKSKAKIVRDSNGLSGFDKTDLKLDVFLVQHDMENMYMWVFKERPENALGKMQLRSYMNGHSRQGDRLFPFSVEKGFVRSHRMQRKHYRGLSNPQCVHGIELVPSPNLACLDEEERKRWMELTGRDLNFAIPPEASDFGSWRNLPNTDFELERHPPALKNNNSKKLLNGSGLNLSTQPSNGEGTDLSPSSHKKRKDMFSNGINEEESCLPPAIEVHHNELPNWSNEFSGAMKNVHGPVTAAKTIYEDEEGYLIIITLPFVDLNSVKVSWRNTLTHGIIKVSCVSTSRVPFIKRHDRTFKLTDPASEHCPPGEFVREVALSTRIPEDANIEAYYDGPGSVLEILVPKLRAGPEEHEVRVCLRPHLGGNDLMLT, encoded by the coding sequence ATGGTAGATTCCTGGTTTAACGTCTTATCCATGGAGAATCATCACCCTTCGACTCTGTTATCAATGGATTCAAGTGCTTCTTCTCACGAGGAGCTTGATTTGGAGATGAACAACAACCGCCAATCTCTCCTCTCCGGCCCTCCCGACATCAACCTACCTCTCTCCGCCGAGCGCAGCCCTCCTCCTCAGCCGTGGAATTTAGATTCCTGCGACATTCTCGATGTCGGGTTAGGCTCGCAAGCCTACGAGACCGAGAATTACATGAGCGTCGTCCCCAAAGTCGGTCGGAAATGCGCTAAGCGTGTGGACAGCGTCTGGGGAGCTTGGTTCTTCTTCAGCTTCTACTTCAAGCCCGCTTTGAACGACAAGTCAAAGGCCAAGATCGTCCGCGACAGCAACGGGCTGTCGGGTTTCGACAAGACGGATCTGAAGCTCGACGTGTTTTTAGTCCAGCACGACATGGAGAACATGTACATGTGGGTGTTCAAGGAGAGGCCCGAGAATGCTCTCGGGAAGATGCAGCTTAGGAGTTACATGAACGGGCACTCGAGACAAGGGGACCGTTTGTTTCCGTTTAGCGTTGAGAAAGGGTTCGTGAGGTCTCATAGGATGCAGAGGAAGCATTATAGAGGGTTGTCGAATCCGCAGTGTGTTCATGGGATTGAGCTTGTTCCTTCGCCGAACCTCGCTTGTCTCGATGAGGAAGAGAGGAAGAGATGGATGGAGCTTACGGGTAGGGACTTGAACTTCGCGATCCCGCCTGAAGCTAGCGACTTTGGTTCGTGGAGGAACCTTCCGAACACTGACTTTGAGCTTGAGAGGCATCCGCCTGCGTTGAAGAACAACAACTCTAAGAAGCTACTCAATGGTTCGGGTCTCAATCTTTCGACTCAGCCATCGAATGGTGAAGGAACGGATCTGTCTCCCTCTAGCCACAAGAAGAGGAAAGACATGTTCTCAAATGGGATCAATGAAGAAGAGTCTTGCTTACCTCCTGCTATAGAAGTTCACCACAATGAGCTACCAAACTGGTCTAACGAGTTTAGCGGTGCCATGAAAAACGTTCACGGACCTGTTACAGCTGCAAAGACCATATACGAAGACGAGGAAGGCTACTTGATCATAATCACGCTTCCTTTTGTGGATTTGAACAGCGTGAAAGTCTCGTGGAGGAACACTCTCACGCACGGTATCATCAAAGTCTCGTGCGTCAGCACGTCGCGCGTGCCTTTCATCAAGAGACATGACAGAACGTTTAAGCTGACTGATCCAGCTTCGGAGCATTGCCCACCAGGAGAGTTTGTGAGAGAGGTAGCGTTATCGACTCGTATCCCTGAAGATGCGAATATTGAAGCGTATTACGATGGGCCTGGTTCGGTTCTTGAGATACTTGTCCCGAAACTTAGAGCTGGTCCGGAAGAGCATGAGGTGAGGGTGTGTCTGCGCCCACATCTTGGAGGAAATGATCTTATGTTGACATAA